The following are encoded in a window of Tessaracoccus flavescens genomic DNA:
- the hpt gene encoding hypoxanthine phosphoribosyltransferase: MDATDVSQDLEKVLFTSAEIQARIDEVAQQIDEDYAGRDILLVGVLNGAVMVMSDLQRAMRSHVEMDWMAVSSYGAGTQSSGVVRILKDLNADLEGRHVIVVEDIIDTGLTLSYLMSNLASRGPASLEIMTMFRKPDAAQMEVPVKYVGFEIPNEFVVGYGLDYAGRYRNLRDVGTLAKHVYS, encoded by the coding sequence GTGGATGCAACAGACGTGTCGCAAGACCTGGAGAAGGTGCTCTTCACCTCGGCCGAAATTCAGGCCAGGATCGACGAAGTGGCTCAGCAGATCGATGAGGACTACGCGGGGCGCGACATCCTGCTCGTTGGCGTGCTCAACGGCGCAGTGATGGTGATGAGCGACCTGCAGCGCGCGATGCGCAGCCACGTCGAGATGGACTGGATGGCGGTGTCGTCCTACGGTGCGGGCACCCAGTCGAGCGGCGTCGTGCGCATCCTCAAGGACCTCAACGCCGACCTCGAGGGCCGCCATGTGATCGTGGTCGAGGACATCATCGACACCGGACTGACGCTCTCCTACCTGATGAGCAACCTCGCCTCCCGCGGGCCCGCGAGCCTCGAGATCATGACGATGTTCCGCAAGCCCGACGCCGCCCAGATGGAGGTGCCGGTGAAGTACGTGGGCTTCGAGATCCCCAACGAGTTCGTGGTCGGCTACGGCCTCGACTACGCCGGGCGCTACCGCAACCTGCGCGACGTCGGCACCCTCGCCAAGCACGTCTACAGCTGA
- the tilS gene encoding tRNA lysidine(34) synthetase TilS — protein sequence MARQELAPAALLVARAVADHLPPGEVIVGCSGGADSMALALGAQWAAARAGGRIRAIVVDHGLQDGSADVAERTRQRLHSRRVEADIVKVTVRPSGDGVEAAAREARLSALTAQGLPVLLGHTLDDQAESVLLGLLRGSGTRSLAGMAPRREPLIRPLLGLRRDETVAACQAWGIDWWHDPMNDDPAFARVRARRLLRELSEGLGRDIAPALARTALLARADADLLDSLAGIEAPDDESPSCRELSDLPDALRWRALHRWLGSRGSAAEQNHVLAVDQLVLAWRGQGGIHVPGGTVRRVDGRLHFTPGAGEVEPV from the coding sequence ATGGCTAGGCAGGAGTTGGCGCCCGCCGCGCTCCTCGTCGCCCGTGCCGTCGCGGACCACCTGCCACCCGGCGAGGTGATCGTCGGCTGCTCAGGGGGCGCCGACTCCATGGCGCTTGCGCTCGGCGCGCAGTGGGCGGCGGCAAGGGCGGGCGGCCGGATCCGCGCGATCGTGGTCGACCACGGCCTGCAGGACGGGTCGGCCGACGTCGCCGAGCGGACGCGTCAACGGCTGCACAGCCGGCGCGTTGAGGCCGACATCGTCAAGGTCACCGTCCGGCCCTCCGGCGACGGCGTCGAGGCCGCCGCCCGTGAGGCCAGGCTCTCCGCGCTGACCGCGCAGGGGTTGCCGGTGCTGCTCGGACACACGCTCGACGACCAGGCCGAGAGCGTCCTGCTCGGCCTGCTGCGCGGCTCAGGCACCCGCTCGCTCGCGGGCATGGCCCCGCGCCGTGAGCCCCTGATCCGGCCGCTGCTCGGGCTGCGCCGCGACGAGACGGTGGCCGCCTGCCAGGCATGGGGGATCGACTGGTGGCACGACCCCATGAACGACGATCCGGCCTTCGCCCGCGTCAGGGCCAGGAGGCTCCTGCGTGAACTCTCGGAAGGGCTCGGCCGCGACATCGCACCTGCGCTCGCCCGCACCGCGCTGCTCGCCCGGGCCGATGCAGACCTGCTCGACTCGCTCGCGGGCATCGAGGCACCAGACGATGAGTCGCCGTCGTGTCGTGAACTGTCCGATCTGCCCGACGCCCTTCGCTGGCGGGCGCTGCACCGCTGGCTCGGCTCGCGCGGCTCCGCGGCCGAGCAGAACCACGTGCTCGCCGTCGACCAACTGGTGCTCGCCTGGCGCGGCCAGGGCGGGATCCACGTGCCGGGGGGAACGGTACGCAGGGTCGACGGGCGCCTCCACTTCACCCCGGGTGCGGGCGAGGTGGAGCCGGTATAG
- a CDS encoding zinc-dependent metalloprotease — translation MSYAPSINWSLALALGGTGSRGLPEVDSRQVQQLVADLRVTARRAGELAAARLGVDSPGASRISVVDWAGWGRAVRSMIEATVHELDLPRRPAGPLNRVRGAGNAVLLGAGLRMASRRLLGQFDAYTGSDTLYLVAPTIVAHERSHGFVPSDFRLWVALHEQTHALQFRAAPWLRAWIAERARTVFEDDAPPLPGLVAWARTGDLASMLATGEAGEALGELVAAMTFLEGHADHTADNAGRGHVRTVRALRKAFTRPKGASGLGRLSSSLDKSAQYRDGLAFCDRITALKGRAALMTAFAQPGNLPRPEEITEPGRWLDRVDG, via the coding sequence ATGAGTTACGCCCCCAGCATCAACTGGTCCCTCGCGCTCGCGCTCGGGGGGACCGGCTCGCGCGGCCTGCCCGAGGTCGACTCGCGTCAGGTGCAGCAGCTCGTCGCCGACCTGCGCGTCACCGCGAGAAGGGCGGGGGAACTCGCAGCGGCGCGGCTCGGCGTCGACTCGCCCGGCGCCTCCCGGATCAGCGTCGTGGACTGGGCGGGCTGGGGGAGGGCCGTGCGTTCCATGATCGAGGCCACAGTCCACGAGCTGGACCTTCCCCGCCGTCCCGCTGGCCCGCTGAACCGGGTGAGGGGCGCGGGCAACGCCGTGCTGCTCGGCGCCGGTCTGCGGATGGCAAGCAGAAGGCTGCTCGGCCAGTTCGACGCCTACACCGGCTCCGACACCCTCTACCTCGTCGCCCCGACGATCGTCGCCCACGAGCGCAGCCACGGGTTCGTGCCGTCAGACTTCCGGCTGTGGGTCGCGCTGCACGAGCAGACCCACGCCCTGCAGTTCCGGGCCGCACCCTGGCTGCGAGCCTGGATCGCCGAGCGTGCGCGAACGGTCTTCGAGGACGACGCGCCCCCGCTTCCCGGTCTGGTGGCATGGGCGCGCACCGGCGACCTCGCCTCGATGCTCGCGACCGGCGAGGCGGGGGAGGCGCTCGGCGAACTGGTGGCCGCCATGACGTTCCTGGAGGGACACGCCGACCACACGGCAGACAACGCCGGCCGCGGCCACGTCCGCACCGTCCGGGCGCTGCGCAAGGCGTTCACGCGGCCGAAGGGAGCATCGGGGCTCGGCCGGTTGTCGTCCTCGCTCGACAAGTCGGCCCAGTATCGCGACGGGCTGGCCTTCTGCGACCGGATCACCGCGCTCAAGGGCCGCGCCGCGCTGATGACGGCGTTCGCCCAGCCAGGCAACCTGCCGCGCCCCGAAGAGATCACCGAGCCGGGGCGCTGGCTCGACCGGGTCGATGGCTAG
- the dacB gene encoding D-alanyl-D-alanine carboxypeptidase/D-alanyl-D-alanine endopeptidase, which produces MKTRRIVEWIITGVLAVVLLVGGFALAVFQREVAAAAGWTREGAPTTVAPTLFDQPSATPSAVEAAGTGLIGAAAVPSEGPVPVRATLESKLAGLDTSKLVGVDGAAVSLAYEVLDVATGEVLASKSATTPLIPASNTKTLTTLAVMNAFDGEERFATTVVQPEPGRIVIVGSGDPTLLSVPAKAGTYPRPATTQDLAARTAEALKQAGQTSVTLGFDATWFEEPGWNATWPANYRDQVTQLSALWVDEGKLPAGGRSRTPALDAAKTFAAQLTANGITVTGEPTPATGSGDEVARVESLPLHVLVETAMNRSNNSYTEVLGLQLARHVGQPTTFAGSVAAIRAELTELGVWDEGTVLHDASGLSRSNLVTANMLAKAMLLLDSQPHLSVILDGLPTAGVTGTLADRFTDDISSPARGVARAKTGTLSLVSSLAGTTITDDGRLVSFAFIINGPPDGWASKVWADQATGVVASCGCS; this is translated from the coding sequence GTGAAGACTCGCAGAATCGTCGAGTGGATCATCACCGGCGTGCTTGCCGTGGTCCTGCTCGTGGGCGGATTCGCGCTCGCGGTGTTCCAACGCGAGGTGGCGGCAGCGGCCGGGTGGACGAGAGAGGGCGCCCCGACGACCGTCGCGCCAACCCTGTTCGACCAGCCGAGCGCCACCCCGTCGGCCGTCGAAGCGGCAGGCACAGGGCTGATCGGTGCTGCCGCCGTCCCGAGCGAGGGACCGGTGCCAGTGCGTGCGACGCTCGAGTCGAAGCTCGCCGGTCTCGACACGTCGAAGCTGGTCGGGGTCGACGGCGCCGCCGTCAGCCTCGCCTACGAGGTGCTCGACGTCGCAACGGGAGAGGTGCTCGCGTCGAAGTCGGCCACCACTCCGCTGATCCCCGCCTCCAACACCAAGACCCTCACCACGCTCGCCGTGATGAACGCCTTCGACGGTGAGGAACGCTTCGCCACCACCGTCGTCCAGCCCGAGCCCGGGCGCATCGTCATCGTCGGCTCGGGCGATCCCACCCTGCTCAGCGTCCCCGCCAAGGCGGGCACCTACCCGCGCCCGGCCACGACCCAGGACCTCGCGGCACGAACGGCCGAGGCCTTGAAACAGGCCGGCCAGACCTCCGTCACCCTCGGCTTCGACGCGACCTGGTTCGAGGAGCCTGGGTGGAACGCCACCTGGCCCGCGAACTACCGTGACCAGGTCACCCAGCTGTCCGCCCTCTGGGTCGACGAGGGCAAGCTCCCCGCCGGAGGGCGCAGCCGCACCCCCGCCCTCGACGCCGCGAAGACCTTCGCGGCCCAGCTCACGGCCAACGGCATCACGGTCACAGGGGAACCGACTCCGGCCACCGGCTCGGGCGACGAGGTGGCCCGCGTCGAGTCCCTCCCGCTGCACGTCCTGGTCGAGACCGCGATGAACCGCTCGAACAACTCCTACACCGAGGTCCTCGGCCTTCAGCTGGCCAGGCACGTCGGGCAGCCCACCACATTCGCAGGAAGCGTCGCGGCGATCCGGGCCGAGCTGACCGAACTCGGCGTGTGGGACGAGGGGACCGTCCTGCACGACGCCTCCGGCCTGTCGCGCAGCAACCTCGTCACCGCGAACATGCTCGCGAAGGCGATGCTCCTGCTCGACTCCCAGCCGCACCTGTCGGTCATCCTGGACGGCCTCCCGACGGCGGGCGTGACCGGAACCCTCGCCGACCGCTTCACCGACGACATCTCCAGCCCCGCACGTGGGGTGGCCCGCGCCAAGACGGGCACCCTCTCGCTCGTCTCGTCGCTGGCCGGAACGACGATCACCGACGACGGACGGCTCGTCTCGTTCGCGTTCATCATCAACGGTCCGCCGGACGGCTGGGCGTCGAAGGTCTGGGCCGACCAGGCGACCGGGGTGGTCGCATCCTGCGGCTGCTCATGA
- a CDS encoding inorganic diphosphatase: MDHNTGRIRLDRTLFTSTQYPYDYGYVEGTLGQDGDPLDAMVIGNDPTFPGCLIECYAVAMFRMTDEMGGDDKVLCVATADTRRHHITDLSSVPEHMLLEIEHFFSVYKDLEPGKSVEGATWTGREDAEDEVSASFERAKGTPYEHHHVNLA; encoded by the coding sequence ATGGACCACAACACTGGTCGCATCCGCCTTGACCGCACCCTGTTCACCTCGACGCAGTACCCGTACGACTACGGCTACGTCGAGGGCACCCTCGGCCAGGACGGCGACCCACTCGACGCGATGGTGATCGGCAACGACCCGACGTTCCCGGGCTGCCTGATCGAGTGCTACGCCGTCGCCATGTTCCGCATGACCGATGAGATGGGCGGTGACGACAAGGTGCTCTGCGTCGCGACGGCCGACACCCGCCGCCACCACATCACCGACCTGTCGAGCGTTCCAGAGCACATGCTGCTGGAGATCGAACACTTCTTCTCGGTCTACAAGGACCTCGAGCCCGGCAAGTCGGTCGAGGGCGCGACCTGGACCGGCCGCGAGGACGCCGAGGACGAGGTCAGCGCCTCCTTCGAGCGCGCAAAGGGCACGCCGTACGAGCACCACCACGTGAACCTGGCCTGA
- a CDS encoding fluoride efflux transporter FluC, translating to MLTALLACLAGGLGAVARALVDEAVTRRFPAWISTLLINLSGSLALGVASVIATDDALTVFGTGFCGGFTTFSSACWQAARELGLRRVRTGVLYAMATVAGCLAAAWVGVQVGASLA from the coding sequence ATGCTCACGGCCCTGCTCGCGTGCCTGGCCGGCGGGCTGGGCGCCGTGGCACGGGCTCTGGTCGACGAGGCGGTCACCCGCCGGTTCCCCGCCTGGATCAGCACGCTGCTGATCAATCTGAGCGGCTCGCTGGCCCTCGGCGTCGCCTCCGTGATCGCGACCGACGACGCCCTGACGGTGTTCGGCACCGGCTTCTGCGGCGGCTTCACGACCTTCTCGTCTGCCTGCTGGCAGGCGGCGCGCGAGCTCGGCCTCAGGCGCGTCCGCACCGGTGTGCTCTACGCGATGGCCACGGTCGCCGGGTGCCTCGCAGCCGCCTGGGTCGGCGTCCAGGTGGGTGCATCGCTCGCCTGA
- a CDS encoding FluC/FEX family fluoride channel — MKLWVKLLVIFAGGALGTAVRMALLHLLGDEVVALAAVNVAGCFLLGLLSGVMGPHVPLRRLFLAVGGLGAFTSWSSLALQGVTEPGGVIIVIAETFVGIVFAGVGHLAGMKLRRDDD; from the coding sequence ATGAAACTCTGGGTGAAGTTGCTGGTGATCTTCGCGGGTGGTGCGCTCGGAACCGCGGTGCGCATGGCCCTGCTGCACCTTCTCGGGGATGAGGTCGTCGCGCTCGCGGCGGTCAATGTCGCGGGCTGCTTCCTGCTCGGTCTGCTCTCCGGCGTGATGGGCCCCCACGTGCCCCTTCGTCGTCTCTTCCTCGCGGTGGGCGGGCTGGGCGCCTTCACGTCCTGGTCCTCGCTCGCCCTGCAGGGGGTCACCGAGCCGGGCGGCGTCATCATCGTCATCGCCGAGACCTTCGTCGGGATCGTCTTCGCCGGGGTCGGGCATCTGGCGGGGATGAAGCTGCGCAGGGACGACGACTGA
- a CDS encoding TRM11 family SAM-dependent methyltransferase produces MPRYLMLRTPSANRVYAGESGPLTVAELEITAPFAREVSDVELAGVSYLGFEADALGEAHLEAVARQSACFALFEAEGDLLRPVALPRAFVMDDDLVTIPKYQGKTNEQFTQLLLGVTLASVTREPNGPRQILDPLAGRGTTLSTALLLGNDAHGVEGDAKSFEQMASFYKTYLRRKRIRHTADVHPVRRDGKAIGKRFDAELQTEAGRLTLTSFTGDTRTSRDLFGKKKFDAIVTDAPYGVAHGATTDVRGTSGRRDRSPAGLLREAIPVWASQLMHGGALGLSWNTFGLTREDLASLLTDAGLTVREGGPWERFAHRVDSSIKRDLMVAVKP; encoded by the coding sequence ATGCCCCGCTATCTCATGTTGCGTACCCCCTCGGCCAACCGCGTCTACGCGGGCGAGTCGGGGCCGCTGACCGTGGCAGAACTCGAGATCACCGCACCCTTCGCGCGCGAGGTCTCCGACGTCGAGCTCGCCGGCGTCAGCTATCTGGGGTTCGAGGCCGACGCGCTGGGTGAGGCGCACCTGGAGGCCGTCGCGCGACAGTCGGCCTGCTTCGCACTGTTCGAGGCGGAGGGCGATCTGCTGCGCCCCGTCGCGCTCCCCCGCGCCTTCGTCATGGACGACGACCTCGTCACCATCCCGAAGTACCAGGGAAAGACCAACGAGCAGTTCACCCAGCTGCTGCTGGGCGTCACGCTGGCCTCCGTGACAAGGGAACCGAACGGCCCACGGCAGATCCTCGACCCCCTCGCGGGCCGTGGCACCACGCTGTCGACGGCGCTGCTGCTCGGTAACGACGCCCACGGGGTGGAGGGCGACGCGAAGTCGTTCGAGCAGATGGCCTCGTTCTACAAGACCTATCTGCGCCGCAAGCGCATCCGGCACACGGCCGACGTCCACCCCGTGCGACGCGACGGCAAGGCGATCGGCAAGCGCTTCGACGCCGAGCTCCAGACCGAAGCCGGCCGACTGACTCTCACGTCGTTCACCGGCGACACCCGCACCTCCCGCGACCTCTTCGGCAAGAAGAAGTTCGACGCCATCGTCACCGACGCCCCCTACGGCGTGGCGCACGGCGCGACCACCGACGTGCGCGGCACCTCCGGAAGGCGCGACCGCTCCCCCGCCGGGCTGCTGCGCGAGGCGATCCCGGTGTGGGCGTCGCAGCTGATGCACGGCGGGGCGCTCGGCCTGTCCTGGAACACGTTCGGCCTGACGAGGGAGGACCTCGCCTCGCTGCTCACCGACGCAGGGCTCACCGTCCGCGAGGGCGGCCCGTGGGAGCGGTTCGCCCACCGGGTCGACTCCTCCATCAAGCGCGACCTGATGGTCGCGGTCAAGCCGTAG
- a CDS encoding SixA phosphatase family protein, producing the protein MRQLVLMRHAKTEGNNPGGDKARRLIPRGVQDAQEAGLALRRLGLQHALVSTAARTRETFTALGLDIPAEHLDALYMGGTDTIARLVSEVDDDITGLLVVGHAPSIPGLAATLAFRADPGDADDIGAWFPTAAYSLFTLEGSWSDLAEGIGARHEVTKRPEQ; encoded by the coding sequence ATGAGACAACTCGTGCTGATGCGCCACGCCAAGACCGAGGGCAACAACCCGGGAGGCGACAAGGCCCGCCGGTTGATCCCCCGCGGCGTCCAGGACGCCCAGGAGGCAGGGCTCGCGCTGCGTCGGCTCGGCCTCCAGCACGCGCTGGTCTCCACCGCCGCCCGCACGAGGGAGACGTTCACCGCGCTCGGCCTCGACATCCCGGCTGAGCACCTCGACGCGCTCTACATGGGCGGCACCGACACCATCGCACGGCTCGTCTCCGAGGTCGACGACGACATCACCGGGCTGCTCGTGGTCGGGCACGCACCGTCGATCCCCGGCCTCGCGGCCACCCTCGCGTTCCGGGCCGATCCGGGTGACGCAGACGACATCGGCGCCTGGTTTCCCACGGCCGCCTACTCGCTGTTCACGCTCGAGGGGAGCTGGAGTGACCTCGCCGAGGGCATCGGCGCACGTCACGAGGTGACCAAGCGCCCCGAACAGTGA
- a CDS encoding ammonium transporter, translating to MEILEIDTGDTAWVLVSAALVLLMTPGLAFFYGGMVRAKSVLNMLMMSITTMGIVGVLWVVVGYSMAFGESFGGFLGNPLQFAFLEGLMDPEKATFTVPSLVFAGFQAAFAIIAVALISGAVADRMKFSAWATFAAVWALLVYFPAAHWVFSFDGGTAEKGGFIANSIQAIDFAGGTAIHINAGAAALALCLVIGPRLGFGKVPMRPHNLTLVMLGAALLWFGWFGFNAGSALGANAMAGVAWINTLAGGAAAMLGWLLVERLRDGHATSLGAASGIVAGLVGITPAAASVSPLGALIVGLAAGVLCAFAIGLKNRLGYDDSLDVVGVHLVGGLVGTLLIGFIADPSSPAGVAGLFYGGGLDQLWRQVAGAVIVMVYSFVVTFAIAKVLDKTMGLRVVDEVETRGIDTAVHAETGYDLSHIGYSTYGVRQTLIVPAREEIDA from the coding sequence ATGGAAATCCTCGAAATTGACACGGGCGACACCGCCTGGGTCCTGGTGAGTGCGGCGCTCGTCCTGCTCATGACCCCCGGTCTCGCGTTCTTCTACGGCGGAATGGTGCGCGCCAAGAGCGTGCTCAACATGCTGATGATGTCGATTACGACGATGGGGATCGTCGGGGTCCTCTGGGTCGTTGTCGGCTACTCCATGGCCTTCGGCGAATCGTTCGGAGGGTTCCTGGGCAACCCGCTCCAGTTCGCCTTCCTCGAGGGCCTCATGGATCCCGAGAAGGCCACCTTCACGGTTCCGTCGCTGGTGTTCGCCGGCTTCCAGGCCGCCTTCGCGATCATCGCCGTCGCGCTGATTTCGGGCGCGGTCGCCGACCGGATGAAGTTCTCCGCCTGGGCCACCTTCGCGGCAGTGTGGGCGCTGCTCGTCTACTTCCCCGCAGCGCACTGGGTGTTCTCCTTCGACGGCGGCACCGCCGAGAAGGGCGGCTTCATCGCCAACTCCATCCAGGCCATTGACTTCGCGGGAGGAACCGCGATCCACATCAACGCCGGGGCCGCGGCTCTGGCCCTCTGCCTCGTGATCGGCCCGCGCCTCGGCTTCGGCAAGGTGCCGATGCGGCCGCACAACCTCACGCTTGTCATGCTCGGTGCCGCGCTGCTGTGGTTCGGCTGGTTCGGCTTCAACGCCGGCTCGGCCCTCGGCGCCAACGCGATGGCGGGCGTCGCCTGGATCAACACCCTGGCAGGAGGTGCCGCGGCGATGCTCGGCTGGCTCCTGGTGGAGCGGCTGCGTGACGGCCACGCGACCAGCCTGGGCGCCGCGTCCGGCATCGTCGCCGGTCTGGTCGGGATCACCCCCGCAGCGGCCTCGGTCAGCCCGCTCGGCGCCCTGATCGTCGGCCTCGCCGCAGGCGTGCTCTGCGCCTTCGCCATCGGGCTGAAGAACCGGCTCGGCTACGACGACTCGCTCGACGTAGTGGGCGTCCACCTCGTCGGCGGACTCGTCGGCACCCTGCTGATCGGCTTCATCGCCGACCCGTCCTCCCCGGCTGGCGTCGCGGGCCTGTTCTACGGCGGCGGCCTCGACCAGCTGTGGCGCCAGGTGGCCGGCGCGGTCATCGTGATGGTCTACTCCTTCGTGGTCACCTTCGCCATCGCCAAGGTGCTCGACAAGACGATGGGCCTGCGGGTCGTCGACGAGGTCGAGACGCGCGGGATCGACACCGCGGTCCACGCCGAGACCGGCTACGACCTCAGCCACATCGGCTACTCGACCTACGGCGTCCGTCAGACGCTGATCGTTCCCGCCCGAGAGGAGATCGACGCATGA
- a CDS encoding P-II family nitrogen regulator produces MRLVTAIVQPAMMTQVQIALAQHGIAGMTVTECSGYARQRGHKEIYRGAEFTIDFITKAKIEVLVEDDEVEDVIAVVTDAARTGAVGDGKVWSTPVDEVVRIRTGEKGAAAI; encoded by the coding sequence ATGAGGCTCGTCACCGCAATCGTCCAGCCAGCCATGATGACCCAGGTGCAGATCGCACTGGCCCAGCACGGCATCGCAGGCATGACCGTCACCGAATGCTCCGGCTACGCGCGCCAGCGTGGCCACAAGGAGATCTACCGGGGCGCGGAGTTCACCATCGACTTCATCACCAAGGCCAAGATCGAGGTGCTGGTCGAGGATGACGAAGTAGAGGACGTGATCGCAGTGGTCACGGACGCCGCGAGGACGGGCGCCGTCGGCGATGGGAAGGTCTGGTCCACCCCGGTCGACGAGGTCGTCCGGATCCGCACCGGCGAGAAGGGCGCGGCAGCGATCTGA
- a CDS encoding GyrI-like domain-containing protein, protein MSDTLISSDAGWPEPALLEGEAIPTAVVRHDGVTVADLRDLFDSAYSKVALALGAQSNPPAGPAIAVYEGDVASTFSIEIGFPVDTALADPQDDIVGSELPPGPLAALTHIGPYDRLPDAWASLMGWLSTEGHTPGRRFGEIYVSEPGPDADPERLRTDLFVTLA, encoded by the coding sequence ATGAGCGACACCCTCATCTCGTCCGACGCCGGCTGGCCCGAGCCCGCCCTGCTCGAAGGCGAGGCCATCCCGACAGCCGTCGTCCGCCACGACGGTGTCACCGTCGCCGACCTGCGCGATCTGTTCGACTCGGCCTACTCGAAGGTCGCGCTCGCGCTCGGCGCGCAGAGCAACCCGCCCGCCGGTCCCGCCATCGCCGTGTACGAGGGCGACGTGGCCTCCACCTTCTCGATCGAGATCGGCTTCCCCGTCGACACCGCCCTTGCCGACCCCCAAGACGACATCGTCGGCTCAGAACTCCCGCCAGGTCCGCTCGCGGCGCTGACCCACATCGGCCCCTACGACCGGCTCCCCGACGCGTGGGCGAGCCTGATGGGTTGGCTGTCGACCGAAGGACACACGCCCGGTCGGCGCTTCGGCGAGATCTACGTCAGCGAGCCGGGCCCAGACGCCGACCCCGAGCGGCTGCGCACCGATCTGTTCGTCACGCTGGCCTGA
- a CDS encoding winged helix DNA-binding domain-containing protein gives MLTRRQLAAARLVAQGLIAPHATALDAVTAHVAMQGQDLPGVIASTALRTPRPDPVEVLAELDAGRIVRSYPMRGTVFLMPSRDAVWVTQLCSAPSLRAAEARRRQLGLDEGALARAEETALEALADGPRSRPELFGVWEAAGLAPKGGRGYHMLFTLIARSTVCHGPWNGTDQDIALVSSWLPAGSDLAGRFDGERVPAVAELLLRYLSSHGPATIRDFAWWTKLGLAEIRAALPLVAGHLESDGAAEPSYWRAGLLDEVAALGRAVSRPLLLPGFDEFILGYQDRLFAMTRDQHDRLVPGNNGVFKKTVVQGAQVVGIWSRGGRPGRRSLEIEAFRPISAAGERALQRRFEEFPFVGQ, from the coding sequence ATGCTCACCCGCAGACAGCTCGCCGCGGCACGGCTCGTCGCCCAGGGCCTGATCGCGCCTCACGCGACCGCCCTTGACGCCGTGACCGCCCATGTGGCGATGCAGGGCCAGGACCTTCCAGGAGTCATCGCGAGCACCGCGCTGCGCACGCCGCGACCCGATCCGGTGGAGGTGCTGGCTGAGCTCGATGCCGGGCGGATCGTGCGCAGCTACCCGATGCGCGGAACCGTCTTCCTGATGCCGTCCAGGGATGCCGTGTGGGTCACCCAGCTCTGTTCGGCGCCGTCGCTGCGTGCGGCGGAGGCCAGGCGCCGCCAGCTCGGTCTCGACGAGGGGGCGCTTGCCAGGGCGGAGGAGACGGCGCTGGAGGCGCTCGCCGACGGCCCAAGGTCGCGCCCCGAACTCTTCGGCGTCTGGGAGGCCGCCGGGCTCGCACCGAAGGGCGGGCGCGGCTACCACATGCTCTTCACGCTGATCGCCAGGAGCACCGTGTGCCACGGGCCGTGGAACGGAACCGACCAGGACATCGCGCTCGTCTCATCATGGCTGCCTGCCGGCTCCGACCTGGCGGGACGCTTCGACGGTGAGCGCGTCCCCGCCGTGGCCGAACTGTTGCTGCGCTACCTGAGCAGCCACGGTCCGGCGACCATCCGCGACTTCGCCTGGTGGACGAAGCTCGGCCTGGCCGAGATCCGGGCCGCCCTTCCACTGGTCGCAGGCCACCTGGAGAGCGACGGCGCGGCGGAGCCGAGCTACTGGCGCGCCGGGCTGCTGGACGAGGTCGCCGCCCTGGGGCGGGCGGTGAGCAGGCCGCTGCTGCTTCCCGGCTTCGACGAGTTCATCCTCGGCTACCAGGACCGACTCTTCGCCATGACGCGGGATCAGCACGACCGGCTCGTGCCCGGCAACAACGGGGTCTTCAAGAAGACGGTTGTGCAGGGAGCGCAGGTGGTCGGCATCTGGAGTCGCGGTGGGCGGCCGGGAAGGCGGAGCCTGGAGATCGAGGCGTTCCGGCCCATCTCGGCAGCCGGTGAGCGGGCCCTGCAGAGGCGCTTCGAGGAGTTCCCCTTCGTCGGGCAGTGA